In Methanomassiliicoccales archaeon, the following are encoded in one genomic region:
- a CDS encoding acetolactate synthase large subunit has protein sequence MRGSDLLVKCLENEGVTKIFGIPGEENLEVMDSLIDSGIEFILTKHEESASLMAEITALLTNEPGVCLSTLGPGATNLVTGIADSYLNYVPLVALTGQVWLERAYPPQKQYIDLVELFKPITKASLSIRASSRIPTVVRNAFDIAAQERPGPVHIELPQDVMGTVAEGEPMQRSPIEISGGDDSAIDIIKEFIESSETPMVLAGRGILRAHAEDEFREFARALNIPVAHTWMGSGLIPFDDPLSLHTVGLRTHDFMRRAFELSDLVITIGYDVLEFQPVFWNVGKKKKIVYIGASYAETAPKFSPDIQLIGNMKKNLSLLTSCGTRKDNWTSELRDQLHRRIFDLPRDESPVKPQLAVRAIRDCLGRKDIIISDVGAHLLWMEKLYQTYAERTLIASNGLLPMGIAVPGAIAAKLVCPERKVVAVCGDGGFLMTSSELETASRLKTPFTTIIFNDGGFGMIKIRQQKNFGRTIGVDFRNPDFVKYAESFGANGYRVSTAKELSEVLANCLRNDELSVIDVHIDYKENVRLIQ, from the coding sequence ATGAGGGGATCTGACCTCCTAGTTAAATGTCTTGAGAACGAGGGCGTCACCAAGATATTTGGCATCCCAGGGGAGGAGAACCTCGAAGTCATGGACAGTCTCATCGATTCTGGCATCGAATTCATATTAACGAAACATGAGGAGTCTGCATCCCTGATGGCCGAAATCACCGCGCTTCTCACCAATGAGCCAGGGGTCTGTCTTTCCACACTTGGCCCTGGTGCGACAAATCTTGTGACAGGAATAGCGGATTCATATCTCAACTATGTACCACTGGTTGCCTTAACGGGACAAGTCTGGCTTGAAAGGGCGTACCCGCCGCAAAAACAGTACATCGACCTTGTCGAGCTCTTCAAGCCGATAACGAAGGCGAGCTTGAGCATTCGAGCTTCATCGCGAATCCCAACAGTTGTGAGGAACGCTTTCGATATTGCTGCACAGGAGCGACCTGGACCGGTTCATATAGAATTGCCACAAGATGTAATGGGGACTGTTGCTGAGGGAGAACCAATGCAAAGGTCTCCAATCGAAATTTCTGGAGGGGACGATTCTGCGATTGACATTATCAAGGAATTCATTGAATCTTCTGAAACTCCGATGGTTCTCGCTGGGCGTGGAATTTTAAGGGCACATGCGGAAGATGAATTCAGAGAATTTGCCAGGGCACTTAACATTCCAGTTGCTCATACTTGGATGGGGAGCGGCTTAATCCCATTCGACGATCCACTTAGCCTGCATACAGTCGGGTTAAGAACGCACGACTTTATGAGAAGGGCATTTGAACTTTCAGATCTTGTCATTACCATCGGTTACGACGTACTCGAGTTCCAGCCAGTTTTTTGGAACGTAGGGAAAAAAAAGAAGATAGTATATATTGGCGCTTCCTACGCTGAAACGGCACCGAAATTCAGTCCAGATATTCAGTTGATTGGTAACATGAAGAAGAACTTGTCGTTGCTGACATCATGTGGCACGAGAAAAGACAACTGGACTTCTGAATTAAGGGATCAATTACATAGAAGGATATTCGATCTTCCTCGTGATGAGAGCCCGGTCAAACCACAACTCGCTGTGCGTGCTATTAGGGATTGTCTTGGAAGGAAGGATATAATTATCTCGGATGTTGGAGCACACCTGCTATGGATGGAAAAACTATACCAAACGTATGCCGAGAGGACATTGATCGCATCTAATGGGCTGCTTCCGATGGGTATTGCTGTCCCTGGTGCAATTGCTGCAAAGCTAGTATGCCCTGAGAGAAAGGTCGTTGCGGTCTGTGGGGATGGCGGTTTCTTAATGACTTCTTCCGAGCTCGAAACTGCATCGAGACTGAAAACGCCATTTACAACAATAATATTCAATGACGGTGGATTCGGTATGATAAAAATCCGCCAACAGAAGAATTTTGGAAGGACGATCGGTGTTGATTTTAGAAATCCTGATTTTGTGAAGTATGCGGAGTCATTCGGGGCGAACGGATACAGAGTTTCAACGGCAAAGGAGCTCAGCGAGGTCCTGGCAAACTGTTTACGCAATGACGAGCTCTCGGTAATCGACGTGCACATTGATTACAAAGAAAACGTGCGTTTGATACAATGA
- a CDS encoding DUF763 domain-containing protein, translating to MPKVGLADLPLHGGSAPRWLFERMVKLASAIADVMIIEYGSKEIIRRLADPFWFQAFSCVLGFDWHSSGTTTVTCGALKEALRTSDEICVAGGKGKRSTETPNEIKTWAESHEISPNLEAKMIYASRMSAKIDNVAIQDGHELYHHTFVCDRKGNWTVVQQGMDQERGYARRYHWYSGQLREFVEEPHTAILGFEKNKVLDMTSRKSGESRKVSVDLVNEGIDRLRREIVVMEEGQSSITEWTGERILRLSMPRSINWEALRKAYEFRPTNYEELLAIKGIGPSTVRALALIGELIYGAEPSWKDPVKFSFAVGGKDGVPFPVDRKSMDESIQLLVDGIEQAKLGKREKFDAIKRIRRFVPPDLTLFDQ from the coding sequence GTGCCAAAGGTCGGTCTTGCGGATCTGCCACTTCACGGAGGAAGTGCGCCTCGATGGCTCTTTGAAAGGATGGTAAAACTCGCCTCTGCGATTGCAGATGTTATGATCATTGAGTACGGCTCAAAGGAAATCATCAGGCGGCTTGCCGACCCATTCTGGTTCCAGGCGTTTTCATGCGTACTCGGTTTCGATTGGCATAGCTCGGGGACAACGACAGTTACGTGCGGGGCTTTAAAGGAGGCATTGAGAACAAGCGACGAGATTTGTGTTGCTGGGGGGAAAGGAAAGCGTTCGACTGAAACCCCGAATGAGATCAAGACATGGGCAGAGAGTCATGAGATCTCTCCTAATCTCGAGGCCAAAATGATCTACGCGAGTAGGATGAGTGCAAAGATCGACAACGTCGCAATTCAAGACGGACATGAGCTCTATCATCATACGTTTGTATGTGATAGGAAGGGCAACTGGACTGTTGTTCAACAAGGTATGGATCAAGAAAGAGGTTATGCGAGAAGATATCATTGGTATTCTGGCCAGTTAAGAGAATTTGTCGAAGAGCCCCATACGGCAATACTGGGTTTTGAAAAGAACAAGGTTCTCGACATGACCTCACGAAAAAGTGGAGAATCTAGAAAGGTTTCGGTCGATCTGGTCAACGAAGGAATAGACCGATTGAGGCGAGAGATTGTTGTCATGGAGGAAGGCCAAAGCTCCATCACTGAGTGGACAGGTGAACGAATATTGCGTCTAAGCATGCCTAGATCGATCAACTGGGAAGCATTGAGAAAAGCTTATGAATTTCGTCCGACGAATTACGAGGAGCTGCTAGCAATAAAGGGAATCGGCCCTTCGACCGTCAGAGCCCTTGCGTTGATAGGAGAGCTCATATACGGAGCCGAACCTAGCTGGAAAGATCCAGTTAAATTTTCGTTTGCAGTTGGGGGGAAGGATGGAGTCCCGTTTCCTGTAGATAGGAAATCAATGGACGAATCAATTCAGCTGCTGGTAGACGGCATCGAACAGGCGAAATTAGGGAAAAGAGAAAAGTTCGACGCAATCAAGCGTATCAGAAGATTCGTACCCCCTGATTTAACTCTATTTGATCAATGA
- a CDS encoding DUF61 family protein, which translates to MFSDGAFEKFIASMNRHIPSTRRRLIDLLREESPCYTGKDGNRYAISKNEIEYIASLLDDVEKERLRLPIFIVTDTSYPGGAWKVSGKIEVKLISRIIGREPENEDEIWIFYPHLMELRKRLPTSTTCLYVP; encoded by the coding sequence ATGTTCAGCGACGGAGCATTCGAAAAATTCATCGCCTCGATGAATCGCCATATTCCGTCAACGAGAAGGCGATTGATCGATCTTCTCCGTGAAGAAAGTCCCTGTTACACTGGAAAAGATGGAAACCGTTATGCGATTTCGAAGAATGAAATCGAGTATATCGCCTCTCTTCTAGACGATGTGGAAAAGGAGCGCCTCAGGTTACCTATTTTTATCGTTACGGACACCTCCTATCCAGGCGGTGCATGGAAAGTCTCAGGAAAAATTGAAGTCAAACTTATCTCAAGAATTATTGGTCGCGAGCCTGAGAATGAAGACGAGATATGGATTTTCTATCCGCATCTGATGGAGTTGAGAAAGCGTCTGCCTACTTCCACTACATGCCTTTATGTCCCATAG
- the alaS gene encoding alanine--tRNA ligase produces MNASEYELDYFKSKGFARRKCRRCGRHYWTLGPWETCGEPPCDEYTFIGNSPMNKSLTLHEMRETYLRFFEKHGHTRVGRYPIVARWRDDVFFTQASIYDFQPWVLEGVVDPPANPLVISQTCVRFNDIDNVGKTGRHFTFFEMLAHHAFNRNKKEIYFKDRTVELCHEFFTSSLGVPPERMRYIEEWWEGGGNSGPCLEVILDGVELATLVFMMYKEETSGRKPLSMTVVDTGYGLERITWVSQGTSSAYEAVFGPVLQHLKEITGISADLRILNEYCKVAGMTNARTAADIKKIREMTADRIGISYKELIQCVKPLEDIYVICDHTRALAFMLNDGVVPSNVREGYFARLLVRRALRAMRDLGVNIPLSDVVSWQIDFFSSIFTEMKENKEDILELVDYEEEKYKETLARGRQLVSRITKSLGPEERISTEMLIELYDSHGLNPEIVQEFSSFQVDIPDDFYIRVAARHEKPEMIKEESSLSGIPENLPETKLLYYEDPEILEFEATVIAKIDKAVVLDKTSFYPEGGGQEWDIGTLNGIKVTRVLRKGNSVVHFLEGDSFEVGTKVKGIVDKKRRIQLMRHHTAAHLINGVARRLLGNHVWQAGAHKSEDFGRLDITHHQNLTREQIERLEKEVNRIVLENLPVNVKLMPRIEAEKSYGFRLYQGGAVPGAIIRVVEIEGIDAEACGGLHCKNTGQVGLVRISKTKRIQDGVIRIEYTVGTTAIDNVIRDKEIVWLLSEKLRTTPEQLIPATERVLEELKQTKKAYEDLRTVYNKTILDRLLTDAAVIDNIKIITYRVKGEFEDPVEISRALSAKENVLSVIASGENNPRVLVSCGKDVEVDCREILTEITALAGGTGGGKKEFAQAGGLREEKVDEVLRKVPEIVKRLISGCA; encoded by the coding sequence ATGAATGCCTCGGAATACGAGCTAGATTACTTCAAAAGTAAAGGCTTCGCTCGGAGAAAATGCCGCAGATGTGGTAGGCATTACTGGACGCTTGGGCCATGGGAGACTTGTGGTGAGCCGCCCTGCGACGAATATACGTTCATTGGTAATTCCCCGATGAACAAGTCGCTCACCCTCCATGAAATGAGGGAAACGTATCTGAGATTCTTTGAGAAGCATGGGCACACCCGTGTGGGCCGTTATCCTATTGTTGCTAGGTGGAGAGATGACGTTTTTTTCACGCAGGCATCGATATACGATTTTCAGCCTTGGGTTCTCGAGGGTGTGGTGGATCCGCCCGCGAACCCCCTCGTTATTTCACAGACATGTGTCAGATTTAACGATATTGACAATGTAGGGAAAACTGGGAGACACTTTACTTTTTTTGAGATGCTCGCTCATCACGCTTTCAATAGAAATAAAAAGGAAATATATTTTAAAGATCGGACCGTTGAACTCTGCCACGAATTCTTTACAAGTAGCCTCGGAGTCCCACCTGAGAGGATGAGATACATTGAAGAATGGTGGGAGGGTGGTGGGAACTCTGGTCCTTGTCTTGAAGTCATTCTCGACGGTGTCGAGCTTGCCACGCTCGTGTTCATGATGTATAAAGAAGAGACGAGTGGAAGAAAACCCCTGAGCATGACTGTTGTTGACACTGGATATGGTCTTGAGAGAATAACATGGGTATCACAGGGAACATCCTCGGCATATGAAGCGGTATTCGGGCCTGTGCTTCAACATCTTAAAGAAATCACAGGCATATCCGCAGATTTGAGGATTCTCAACGAGTATTGCAAAGTCGCTGGTATGACCAATGCCCGTACTGCAGCAGATATCAAGAAAATCAGAGAAATGACGGCCGACAGAATAGGGATATCCTATAAAGAGCTCATCCAGTGTGTCAAACCTCTTGAAGACATTTACGTGATATGTGATCATACGCGAGCCCTGGCGTTCATGCTCAACGACGGGGTCGTACCATCAAACGTCAGAGAGGGTTATTTCGCACGATTGCTCGTTAGAAGGGCGCTTCGGGCAATGCGCGATTTGGGCGTTAACATACCGTTATCAGATGTCGTAAGCTGGCAAATTGATTTCTTTAGTTCCATTTTCACTGAGATGAAGGAGAATAAGGAAGACATTTTGGAACTCGTCGATTATGAGGAGGAAAAATACAAAGAGACATTAGCGAGAGGACGACAACTCGTTTCGAGAATTACCAAGAGTCTTGGACCTGAGGAACGAATTTCGACTGAGATGCTCATAGAACTCTACGACTCACATGGCTTGAATCCTGAAATTGTCCAGGAATTTTCATCGTTTCAAGTGGATATCCCAGATGATTTCTATATCCGAGTCGCGGCGAGGCACGAAAAACCCGAAATGATAAAAGAGGAAAGTTCCTTATCCGGAATACCTGAAAACCTCCCAGAGACAAAACTCCTCTATTACGAAGATCCCGAGATCCTAGAATTTGAAGCGACGGTCATTGCGAAGATCGATAAGGCGGTTGTTCTTGACAAGACTTCATTCTATCCAGAAGGAGGAGGACAGGAATGGGACATTGGTACGCTGAACGGCATAAAGGTGACCAGAGTGCTAAGAAAGGGGAACTCAGTTGTTCATTTTTTAGAGGGTGATTCCTTCGAGGTTGGAACGAAGGTTAAGGGGATAGTGGACAAAAAAAGAAGGATACAGCTCATGAGACACCATACGGCTGCGCATCTAATTAATGGGGTCGCGAGGCGACTTCTCGGAAATCACGTATGGCAAGCTGGTGCACACAAGTCGGAAGATTTTGGTCGCCTCGACATCACCCATCATCAGAACTTGACCAGAGAACAAATCGAAAGGCTCGAAAAAGAAGTTAATCGTATTGTCCTCGAGAATTTACCTGTTAATGTCAAGTTAATGCCACGGATCGAGGCGGAAAAGTCATACGGATTCCGTTTATACCAAGGTGGAGCGGTTCCTGGCGCCATCATAAGGGTCGTTGAAATTGAGGGAATCGACGCCGAAGCATGTGGAGGTCTCCACTGTAAGAACACCGGGCAAGTCGGGCTCGTCCGTATTTCGAAAACGAAACGAATCCAAGATGGTGTCATACGCATTGAATATACGGTGGGAACGACAGCGATAGACAACGTGATCAGAGACAAGGAGATTGTCTGGTTGCTATCAGAAAAATTGAGAACAACACCAGAGCAGTTGATACCAGCAACTGAGAGGGTCCTTGAAGAACTCAAGCAAACAAAAAAAGCATACGAAGATCTGAGAACTGTATACAACAAAACGATTCTCGACCGTCTGCTAACGGACGCTGCAGTCATCGACAATATCAAAATCATTACTTATCGCGTGAAGGGGGAATTTGAAGACCCCGTGGAGATATCTAGAGCACTTTCGGCAAAAGAAAATGTTTTGTCGGTAATTGCAAGTGGTGAAAACAACCCAAGAGTCCTTGT
- the nifB gene encoding nitrogenase cofactor biosynthesis protein NifB, producing MEQEREQKIEKMLEMHPCYAEAAHQKCARMHLPVAPRCNIQCNYCNRRYDCANESRPGVTSEILTPEQAVQKVRYVKERIPNLTVIGIAGPGDPLANEETFKTLDLIHNEFPDLTLCLSTNGLLLPRYVERLRSLGVRFITVTINAVDPQIASKIYDFISYDGKIWRGLDAAKILVENQLKGVEMASKAGMLVKVNTVMIPGINDTHIPEVAKKAKEIGAYIVNIIPLIPVPGTKFANLTAPTPRERKLLQDMCETEIRQMRHCRFCRADAIGLLDQDRSAEFAHITCGTQLPERGIVSVQMEGKTKYKIAVASSDGSNVDTHFGHTDRFLVYDVEGNLITPAGEIRVDPMMEVPMFGKSHATKIERIADALKGFDMVLASQFGDRAIEALERRGIVAMKERGDIRNAIMRATRRLIEERSKLFE from the coding sequence ATGGAGCAGGAACGTGAACAGAAAATTGAGAAAATGCTAGAAATGCACCCGTGTTATGCTGAAGCCGCTCACCAGAAGTGTGCGCGAATGCACCTCCCAGTCGCACCGCGTTGCAATATCCAGTGCAACTACTGCAATCGAAGATATGACTGCGCAAATGAAAGCAGACCAGGCGTGACAAGTGAGATCCTCACACCAGAGCAAGCAGTCCAGAAAGTCCGTTATGTCAAAGAGAGGATTCCAAATCTCACCGTCATTGGGATCGCAGGCCCTGGTGATCCACTTGCTAATGAAGAGACATTCAAAACGCTTGATCTGATTCACAATGAATTTCCCGATTTGACGCTATGTCTTAGCACCAACGGACTCTTGCTACCGAGATATGTCGAGCGTTTAAGATCCTTAGGCGTAAGATTCATCACTGTGACCATAAACGCCGTTGACCCTCAAATTGCCAGCAAGATATATGACTTTATTTCATACGATGGAAAAATATGGCGAGGGCTTGATGCGGCAAAGATTCTTGTCGAAAATCAGTTGAAGGGGGTGGAGATGGCCTCAAAAGCAGGAATGCTCGTAAAGGTCAACACGGTCATGATTCCCGGTATCAATGACACCCACATACCCGAGGTTGCAAAGAAAGCGAAGGAAATTGGGGCTTATATCGTTAACATTATTCCACTAATTCCTGTCCCTGGAACAAAATTTGCAAATCTTACAGCTCCGACGCCAAGAGAGAGGAAACTCTTGCAGGACATGTGTGAGACAGAGATACGACAGATGAGGCATTGCCGTTTTTGCCGAGCCGATGCCATCGGTCTGCTCGATCAAGACCGATCTGCGGAGTTTGCCCATATCACATGCGGTACTCAATTACCTGAGAGAGGAATTGTCTCTGTACAAATGGAGGGGAAGACAAAATACAAAATCGCGGTCGCCTCCAGTGACGGTTCAAATGTTGATACGCATTTCGGGCATACCGATCGTTTCCTTGTGTATGATGTCGAAGGGAATTTGATAACCCCAGCAGGAGAGATCAGGGTCGATCCGATGATGGAAGTCCCGATGTTCGGAAAGAGCCATGCGACTAAGATTGAGAGGATCGCTGATGCTCTTAAAGGATTTGACATGGTACTGGCCAGCCAATTTGGAGACCGGGCCATCGAAGCTCTAGAGCGCCGTGGGATTGTTGCGATGAAGGAGAGAGGCGATATCAGAAATGCGATCATGAGGGCGACCAGGCGATTAATTGAAGAGCGTTCGAAGTTATTCGAGTGA